One region of Anthonomus grandis grandis chromosome 22, icAntGran1.3, whole genome shotgun sequence genomic DNA includes:
- the LOC126749140 gene encoding 26S proteasome non-ATPase regulatory subunit 2 has product MSQVKAEQPPKSETKKETEEEKNELSEEDKQLQEELNLCVERLTENDENLYLSALNVLGAKIKASTTSMTSVPKPLKFMRPHYDTMKQVYEKVKDPQVKRICADIISVLAMTMGEGRECLKYRLLSDLDKIGEWGHEYVRHLAGEIAWEWAEKDVDDKDVEDKLIQLVKQIVPYNMAHNAEAEACDLLMEIERVDLLEQYVDDYSKVCLYLTSCVPYVADPENTTLLQTALLLFRKFNQYPQALRLAMQLNDHALIEEIFLSCKDTTLQKQLAFMLGRQQIYIEIPETTPEYEDLSEIMANCHLNNHFLNLARELDIMEPKTPEDVYKSHLENTRPSFGGSQVDSAKQNLAASFVNGFVNAAFGQDKLLMEDGNKWLYKNKDHGMLSATASLGLVLLWDVDGGLTPIDKYLYSSEDHIKSGALLACGIVNCGVRNECDPALALLSDYVLHTAPIMRIGAILGLGLAYVGSNREAVLSLLFPVFSDPNSNMEVIGMAALACGMISVGSGNSQVTTTIMQTLMEKSEEDLKKDTYSRFLPLGLGLCHLGKQESIDTIIAALEVIPEPFRSMATTMVDVCAYAGTGNVLKVQHLLHICSEHYEGSDSSEKDKKDKDKDKKEKATDEKDKDFSSRQAIAVLGIALISMGEDIGSEMAFRTFGHLLRYCEPVIRRAVPLALALTSVSNPKLNILDTLSKFSHDSDAEVAHNAIFAMGLVGAGTNNARLAAMLRQLAQYHAKDPNNLFMVRIAQGLTHLGKGTLTLSPYHSDRQLMSPVAVAGLMATLVGFLDVKTIILGKSHYLLYALAAAMQPRMLVTFDEDLNQLPVPVRVGLAVDVVGQAGKPKTITGFQTHTTPVLLAHGERAELATEEYISLTPIMEGFVILRKNPDFNP; this is encoded by the exons atgtctcaaGTAAAAGCTGAGCAACCACCAAAGTCTGAAACAAAGAAGGAGACTGAGGAGGAGAAGAACGAATTA tcggAGGAAGATAAGCAGCTGCAAGAAGAGTTAAACTTGTGTGTTGAAAGATTGACA GAAAACGATGAAAACCTATATCTTTCCGCTTTGAATGTTCTTGGAGCTAAAATTAAAGCCTCTACAACCTCCATGACTTCAGTACCAAAACCACTGAAGTTCATGCGCCCCCACTATGATACAATGAAACAGGTTTACGAAAAAGTTAAGGATCCACAAGTGAAGAGGATTTGTGCTGACATTATTTCTGTTCTGGCCATGACAATGGGCGAAGGAAGAGAGTGTCTCAAATACCGCTTATTATCTGATTTGGATAAAATAGGAGAGTGGGGTCATGAATATGTTAG gcatttaGCAGGAGAGATTGCATGGGAATGGGCTGAAAAGGATGTCGATGATAAAGATGTTGAAGATAAATTGATTCAATTAGTGAAGCAGATAGTACCTTACAATATGGCTCATAATGCTGAGGCAGAGGCATGTGATTTGCTTATGGAAATTGAAAGAGTTGATTTGTTGGAACAATATGTTGATGATTATTCCAAGGTTTGCCTCTATCTTACTAG TTGTGTACCCTATGTAGCTGACCCAGAGAACACAACTTTATTGCAAACAGCTTTGTTGCTCTTCAGAAAATTCAATCAGTATCCACAAGCACTACGCCTTGCAATGCAGTTAAATGACCATGCATTAATTGAAGAAATATTCTTATCCTGCAAGGATAC GACTCTCCAGAAGCAACTTGCCTTTATGTTAGGACGTCAGCAAATTTACATAGAGATCCCAGAAACTACCCCTGAATATGAAGATTTATCAGAAATCATGGCAAATTGCCATTTGAACAACCACTTCCTTAACTTGGCAAGGGAACTGGACATTATGGAACCTAAAACTCCTGAGGATGTTTATAAATCCCATTTAGAAAATACCAGGCCATCATTTGGAGGAAGTCAAGTTGATTCTGCTAAGCAAAACTTGGCTGCTAGTTTTGTCAATGGTTTTGTTAATGCAGCTTTCGGGCAAGATAAGTTACTAATGGAAGATGGAAATAAGTggctttataaaaataaagatcaTGGCATGTTAAGTGCTACTGCTTCTTTGGGATTAGTGTTGTTGTGGGATGTAGATGGTGGGTTGACTCCAATTGATAAATACTTGTACTCTTCAGAAGACCATATTAAATCAGGAGCATTGTTGGCTTGTGGAATAGTCAACTGTGGTGTTAGAAATGAGTGTGATCCAGCACTGGCTTTGTTAAGTGACTATGTTCTCCATACAGCTCCTATTATGAGAATTGGAGCTATATTGGGTTTAGGATTGGCATATGTTGGATCCAATAGGGAAGCAGTGCTTAGTCTGCTCTTCCCAGTATTCTCAGATCCAAATTCCAACATGGAGGTTATTGGTATGGCCGCATTGGCTTGTGGGATGATATCAGTTGGGTCAGGAAACTCTCAAGTGACCACCACTATCATGCAAACTTTAATGGAAAAATCAGAGGAGGATTTGAAAAAAGACacatattcaagatttttgcCTTTGGGGTTAGGGCTGTGCCACTTGGGTAAACAGGAGAGTATTGACACCATCATTGCTGCTTTAGAAGTCATTCCGGAACCATTTAG GTCTATGGCTACAACAATGGTAGATGTTTGTGCATATGCTGGAACTGGAAATGTGCTTAAAGTACAGCACTTGCTGCACATCTGTTCAGAGCACTATGAAGGCTCTGACAGTtcagaaaaagataaaaaagacaaGGACAAAGATAAGAAAGAAAAAGCTACAGATGAGAAAGACAAAGACTTCTCTTCCAGGCAAGCAATTGCTGTGCTTGGAATCGCTTTGATAAGCATGGGTGAAGACATTGGAAGTGAGATGGCTTTCAGGACATTCGGACATTTGCTGCGGTACTGTGAACCGGTTATTCGTCGAGCAGTACCTCTGGCTTTGGCGCTTACATCAGTCTCGAATCCAAAGCTAAACATTCTGGATACTTTAAGTAAATTTTCACATGACAGTGACGCAGAGGTGGCACACAATGCTATTTTTGCTATGGGTCTGGTTGGCGCTGGTACCAATAACGCTAGATTAGCCGCTATGTTAAGACAACTGGCTCAATATCACGCTAAGGATCCTAATAATTTGTTTATGGTTAGGATTGCACAAGGATTAACTCATTTAG gtAAAGGTACGCTGACTCTCAGTCCCTACCATAGTGACAGACAACTGATGAGCCCCGTAGCTGTAGCAGGCCTTATGGCTACACTAGTTGGCTTCTTGGATGTTAAAACAA taatcCTTGGAAAGTCTCACTATTTGCTGTATGCTTTGGCTGCGGCAATGCAACCTAGAATGTTGGTGACTTTCGATGAAGATCTCAATCAGTTACCTGTACCTGTACGCGTTGGTTTGGCTGTAGATGTGGTTGGTCAAGCAGGTAAACCTAAAACAATCACAGGATTCCAAACTCATACAACCCCTGTGTTGTTGGCTCACGGTGAAAGGGCGGAACTTGCTACGGAGGAATATATTAGTCTTACACCGATCATGGAAGGTTTTGTGATATTAAGGAAGAATCCTGATTTCAACCCTTGA
- the LOC126749141 gene encoding RUN domain-containing protein 1, whose product MDRSSGNNSPEHPTGERWDPLGAPDENEDDMGFDKLSFCDEHHQYAVQRLQSMEDEAEVLNSSLFALTTHIAQVQFRLRQVVDSPAECREELLKSLEEFAFRGIPDVGLVKEKMDEATLTEAVRLRRTQQRELIDQLKNQLRELEQYAFDNGEAGVPQDVLLERQRVILNELKTRMNLELDEQNYYQMTPEGVKQQINLALDQLISPLKVKEHLIAQLKTQVADLERFIGYLQNDGSKKQKKCSCGCSYHSVKQPFHSETTLGLIQKTATILQMIAVMQLGCGVKSHFRKNDLKNTMKVNHWGDLRAKLEMAISRVKELAESNESYSPLPSQTNCDYTSDSEGISMSASNVKITNAVRKLLVPCIRDLMQHGSCSNQSTSLVPFIGCFARRTYSTNQIHAWQLILEYYHLKNGEKYNSTPARKLSQSFNLDIAGASPNSNKHNMLCAIGTIISTHTPYKRSYDSHFKAFICAALNANKLVPWLNLLFTCTTLIKEYYLPWSYVVKTGFQDSLKSLDVLTKYKFDLPVDLAVRHFQNIKDVFT is encoded by the exons ATGGACAGGTCCTCAGGTAATAATTCTCCTGAACATCCCACAGGGGAACGCTGGGATCCCCTGGGGGCCCCTGATGAAAATGAAGATGATATGGGCTTTGACAAACTTAGTTTCTGTGATGAACATCACCA ATATGCGGTTCAAAGGCTCCAGAGTATGGAAGATGAGGCTGAAGTGTTAAACTCCTCATTGTTTGCTCTAACAACCCATATTGCTCAGGTCCAATTCAGGTTGAGACAAGTGGTTGATTCCCCAGCAGAATGCAGAGAGGAACTATTGAAATCACTTGAAGAGTTTGCTTTCCGTGGTATTCCAGATGTTGGCctagttaaagaaaaaatggatgaGGCTACCCTAACAGAGGCAGTAAGACTAAGACGCACCCAGCAAAGGGAGCTTATAGACCAGTTAAAGAATCAGTTAAGAGAATTGGAACAATATGCATTTGATAATGGAGAAGCTGGGGTTCCACAAGATGTACTCTTGGAAAGACAGAGGGTTATTTTGAATGAGCTCAAAACAAGAATGAATTTGGAATTGGATGAGCAAAATTATTATCAG atgacTCCAGAAGGggtaaaacaacaaataaatttagcCTTAGACCAACTCATAAGTCCATTAAAAGTAAAAGAGCACCTCATAGCCCAGCTTAAAACCCAAGTAGCAGATTTGGAGCGTTTTATTGGTTACTTGCAAAATGATGGTAGCAAGAAGCAAAAGAAGTGCAGTTGTGGTTGTTCATATCATTCAGTAAAGCAACCGTTTCATAGTGAAACCACCTTGGGACTGATTCAGAAGACAGCTACCATTTTGCAGATGATAGCTGTAATGCAACTGGGATGTGGAGTTAAATCTCATTTCAGGaagaatgatttaaaaaatactatgaAAGTCAATCATTGGGG agatttaagaGCAAAACTTGAGATGGCGATATCTAGAGTTAAAGAGTTGGCAGAGAGTAATGAATCTTATAGCCCATTACCAAGTCAAACTAATTGTGATTACACCAGTGATTCAGAAGGCATATCAATGTCAGCATCTAATGTTAAGATCACCAATGCAGTTCGTAAATTATTGGTTCCATGTATAAGAGATTTGATGCAGCATGGTTCATGTTCTAATCAGAGCACTAGCTTAGTTCCTTTTATTGGGTGTTTTGCACGAAGGACATACTCAACTAATCAGATACATGCTTGGCAACTCATTCTAG aatattatcatttaaaaaatggggAGAAATACAACTCCACACCTGCAAGGAAATTATCACAAAGTTTTAACCTGGATATTGCTGGGGCATCACCAAATAGCAATAAACACAATATGCTTTGTGCCATCGGGACAATCATTTCTACACATACTCCTTATAAGAGAAGTTATGATTCCCATTTTAAGGCCTTTATATGTGCTGCATTAAA TGCTAATAAACTTGTTCCTTGGTTAAACTTGCTATTCACCTGCACCACTTTAATCAAAGAGTATTATTTGCCTTGGAGTTATGTGGTGAAAACAGGATTTCAAGATAGTCTGAAAAGTCTAGATGTCTTGACAAAATACAAGTTTGATTTGCCTGTGGATCTGGCTGTGCGTCATTTTCAAAACATCAAAGATGTCTTTACATGA